The Fulvia fulva chromosome 6, complete sequence genome includes a window with the following:
- a CDS encoding DNA replication licensing factor mcm5 produces MDRQSVYTLSLFGESQGNGEESVKQQEKEIVKFVLEFHLDGVYIYRDQIRENVLSKQYYCDIDIEHLIAFNADLADRLNNEPADVIPIFERALKTCTQRILYPSRSAEDLDLAKALPEHQLLVHSSVSQTSIRGLTATNVSHLVRIPGIVIGASTLSSKATKLHIQCRNCQHEDNIAVTSGFTGVTLPRTCSRQKDPNDGSEKCPLDPYFVVHEKSQFIDQQVLKLQEAPDDVPVGELPRHILVSADRYLANRVVPGSRCVIMGVFSIYASQKNSKNKGAVAIRNPYLRAIGLQTDLSHNQAGGMGIQFSEEEEQEFLDMSRRPDIYTVFADCVAPSIYGNNDIKKAITCLLMGGSKKILPDNMKLRGDINVLLLGDPGTAKSQLLKFVEKCSPIAVYTSGKGSSAAGLTASVQRDTNTREFYLEGGAMVLADGGVVCIDEFDKMRDEDRVAIHEAMEQQTISIAKAGITTILNSRTSVLAAANPIFGRYDDLKTPGENIDFQTTILSRFDLIFIVRDDHDRNRDETIAKHVMGIHMGGQGVQETVHAEIPVEKMKRYISYAKSRCAPRLSAEAAEKLSSHFVSIRRQVARAEQDANQRSSIPITVRQLESLVRIAESLAKIELQPIATEKHVDEAIRLFLGSTMDAVMSAGGDTSALGMGGNRELVEEVHKVEDELRRRLPIGYTSSLATLRREFVERKNYSEQSLNRALQVLVRRESVQLRRGGTLVHRSGV; encoded by the exons ATGGATCGCCAATCAGTGTACACGCTCAGTCTGTTCGGCGAGTCCCAGGGCAATGGAGAAGAGAGCGTGAAGCAGCAAGAGAAGGAGATTGTCAAGTTTGTGCTGGAGTTCCACCTCGACGGTGTATACATCTATCG TGATCAAATACGGGAGAATGTGCTGTCAAAGCAATACTACTGCGACATCGACATTGAACATCTGATTGCATTCAACGCAGACCTTGCAGACAGACTGAACAACGAGCCCGCAGATGTCATCCCAATC TTTGAACGAGCGCTCAAGACATGCACACAACGTATCCTCTACCCGTCCCGAAGCGCAGAGGATCTCGACCTCGCAAAAGCTCTCCCTGAGCACCAACTCCTTgtccactcctccgtctcaCAGACTTCGATCCGTGGCCTTACAGCAACCAACGTCTCACACCTTGTGCGCATACCCGGCATCGTCATCGGCGCCAGCACTCTGAGCTCGAAAGCGACTAAGCTACACATCCAGTGCAGAAATTGCCAGCACGAGGACAACATTGCAGTTACATCCGGCTTCACAGGAGTCACATTACCGAGGACGTGCTCGAGACAAAAGGACCCGAACGATGGCAGCGAGAAGTGTCCGCTTGATCCCTACTTTGTGGTGCACGAGAAGTCTCAATTCATCGACCAGCAAGTTTTGAAGCTGCAAGAGGCACCAGATGATGTACCTGTGGGTGAGCTACCACGTCACATCCTCGTCTCAGCGGATCGATACCTCGCGAACAGAGTTGTACCAGGTTCGAGATGTGTCATAATGGGTGTGTTCAGCATTTACGCCAGCCAAAAGAACAGTAAGAACAAGGGAGCCGTGGCGATCAGAAATCCATACTTGCGAGCGATAGGCCTACAAACAGATCTCTCGCACAATCAGGCAGGTGGCATGGGTATTCAATTCAGTGAAGAGGAGGAGCAGGAGTTTCTGGACATGTCTCGCAGGCCAGACATCTACACTGTCTTTGCTGACTGCGTTGCGCCCTCCATCTATGGAAACAACGATATCAAGAAAGCCATCACATGTCTGCTCATGGGCGGAAGCAAGAAGATCTTACCAGACAACATGAAGCTGCGTGGAGATATCAACGTGCTTCTGCTCGGAGATCCTGGAACAGCCAAGTCGCAACTGCTGAAGTTTGTTGAGAAATGCTCCCCAATCGCAGTGTACACGTCTGGAAAGGGTTCATCTGCAGCAGGTTTGACTGCAAGTGTGCAGCGAGATACCAACACGCGCGAGTTCTACCTCGAAGGTGGTGCAATGGTGCTTGCCGACGGCGGTGTGGTGTGTATCGACGAATTCGACAAGATGCGAGACGAAGACAGAGTGGCCATCCACGAAGCCATGGAGCAGCAGACGATTTCCATTGCCAAAGCCGGTATTACAACAATCCTGAACTCCCGAACGTCAGTCCTCGCAGCTGCCAACCCAATCTTCGGCCGATACGACGATCTAAAGACACCTGGCGAGAACATCGACTTCCAGACCACCATCCTGTCCCGTTTCGATCTGATCTTCATCGTCCGAGACGACCACGACCGGAATCGCGATGAGACCATCGCGAAGCACGTCATGGGCATCCACATGGGCGGTCAAGGAGTTCAGGAGACTGTCCACGCTGAAATCCCAGTCGAGAAGATGAAGCGATACATTAGCTACGCCAAGTCACGATGCGCGCCTCGTCTGTCCGCTGAAGCGGCAGAGAAGCTCTCGTCACACTTTGTCAGTATTCGACGGCAAGTCGCCAGGGCGGAGCAAGACGCGAACCAGAGATCGAGTATTCCAATCACGGTTCGTCAGCTGGAATCGCTGGTACGTATCGCAGAGTCTTTGGCCAAGATCGAGCTTCAGCCCATCGCCACAGAGAAGCACGTCGATGAAGCCATCCGACTATTCTTGGGCAGCACAATGGATGCTGTGATGAGCGCTGGTGGCGACACATCTGCCCTCGGCATGGGCGGCAATCGCGAACTGGTCGAAGAGGTACACAAAGTGGAAGATGAGCTGAGGAGAAG ATTACCCATCGGCTACACGTCATCCCTGGCAACACTACGCCGCGAATTCGTCGAGCGGAAGAACTACAGCGAGCAATCTCTCAACCGTGCTCTGCAGGTCCTAGTACGGAGAGAAAGCGTCCAGTTGCGAAGAGGAGGCACATTGGTGCACCGCAGCGGTGTATAG
- a CDS encoding Aryl-alcohol dehydrogenase: MTTPTRTQAYVARPPKQEGQTNIQLEDVTYKPLGPTELLVEIAAASICHTDIKAAQGNFHMKPPFIIGHEAAGTVEAVGDKVSYVQCGDKVALSYSHCQKCRFCLTGRQAYCEEIFPLNFGGQRDNGSSVVQDTAEGTGSVKGLFFGQSSMSRLAIVRESCAVKLPPTTTKDDLTLFASLGCGHQTGAGAILNVARPPPGSRIVVFGAGAVGLSAIMAAKLSTPELLVLVDNSQTKLDMIAKEIVQDVAIVNCASLWNEGELATFIKDLTPDGRGVDFVVECTGNEAVNVEAHECLDKLGTLVNVGSSAGAKAGYEIGKQLVKGVTVRGTHQGDSVPRVMVPRMVEMWRAGRFPFDRLLTRYGFEDLDKALRDLGEGKIVKPVLVL; this comes from the coding sequence ATGACCACACCTACAAGAACACAAGCTTACGTAGCCCGACCACCAAAACAAGAAGGACAAACAAACATCCAGCTGGAAGATGTCACCTACAAACCCCTCGGACCCACCGAGCTCCTAGTCGAAATCGCAGCCGCGTCCATTTGCCACACGGATATCAAAGCTGCACAAGGCAACTTCCATATGAAGCCTCCCTTCATCATAGGCCACGAAGCGGCCGGGACTGTCGAAGCTGTTGGCGATAAAGTCTCCTACGTCCAATGTGGCGACAAAGTGGCCCTATCCTATTCCCATTGCCAAAAATGTCGATTTTGCTTGACGGGGCGACAAGCCTACTGCGAGGAGATCTTCCCCCTCAACTTCGGAGGCCAAAGGGATAATGGATCTTCCGTTGTCCAAGACACAGCAGAAGGAACAGGGAGTGTAAAAGGCCTCTTCTTCGGCCAATCTTCCATGAGCCGTCTCGCCATTGTTAGGGAAAGTTGTGCAGTCAAATTACCACCCACCACAACAAAAGACGACCTAACCCTCTTCGCCTCCCTCGGCTGCGGACACCAAACAGGCGCCGGCGCAATTCTCAACGTCGCTCGACCTCCACCCGGTAGTAGGATCGTTGTCTTCGGAGCCGGAGCCGTGGGTTTGAGCGCCATCATGGCTGCGAAACTTTCCACCCCAGAGCTTCTGGTGCTCGTCGACAATTCCCAGACAAAACTCGACATGATCGCCAAAGAGATCGTACAGGATGTAGCGATTGTCAACTGCGCCTCGCTCTGGAACGAGGGAGAGCTGGCTACCTTCATTAAAGACCTCACGCCCGATGGGAGGGGTGTGGATTTTGTGGTTGAGTGTACTGGGAATGAAGCTGTGAATGTTGAGGCTCATGAGTGTTTGGATAAGTTAGGAACACTGGTGAATGTTGGATCGAGCGCGGGGGCGAAGGCTGGGTACGAAATTGGGAAGCAGCTTGTCAAGGGGGTTACGGTTAGGGGAACGCATCAGGGAGATTCAGTCCCGAGGGTGATGGTTCCGAGGATGGTTGAAATGTGGCGGGCTGGGAGGTTTCCTTTCGATCGATTGCTCACGAGGTACGGGTTCGAGGATCTGGACAAGGCGTTGCGGGATTTGGGGGAGGGAAAGATTGTCAAGCCGGTTTTGGTACTGTGA
- a CDS encoding Meiosis-specific serine/threonine-protein kinase mek1 produces the protein MAVSRGDTSVACFVFRTATHPDQEVTMHVYPNDEFNLGRERLQDALGIEDRCLSSHHFHVRCVVYDDDDEHKIAPLVYFRILSGNMAILRRNGLHDDPDDGIDVGRSSGDILLNFGDSLQLTSQVSVEFCSIEGQSFAPPPLNKVQRAEIKLIQEYRLTTKVLGVGGYAAVYVSEKADTGQQFACKIVAHPAEKTADAAQQKERQKVAREYTILAKLSHPNIISLEKVFRATHHDYIFQELITGGDLLSYMDKKGHLTEPQGAVIVRQLLEAVKYLHDHRVVHRDIKPENILVTSWRDGARIVLTDFGQARTMDDVEHAVKKAGIFRMQTLVGTIGYTAPEVYAQLRNDLQQSAGYSQAVDIWSIGCVAGTVLTGELTFPDDAQLRAGIVDVSRFTKHLENIENGSEWERIGHRAKSFVKSCLATEESKRLSAAECLDLPWFQHPHYKRQFDALYQRAIADWKPRVQEEDLTETIDTTDQNDESEGHGETQSRFFTRSRSQQDDMLARFRPNELCASPVQVPETPPRRRAESSGIALEESQFIDLGDFTMPPQTATYDDDIDQNLDLATQNLTRNSLLTADRQPWHVTASKRKAVYR, from the exons ATGGCTGTCTCACGTGGTGATACGTCGGTGGCATGCTTCGTGTTCCGGACTGCAACACATCCCGACCAAGAGG TCACGATGCACGTCTATCCCAATGATGAGTTCAACCTCGGACGAGAGCGACTCCAGGATGCGCTCGGTATCGAGGATCGATGTCTCTCTAGCCATCATTTCCACGTTCGCTGTGTCGTCTACGATGATGACGATGAGCACAAAATCGCGCCATTGGTCTACTTTCGAATCCTCTCCGGCAATATGGCCATCTTGAGGAGAAATGGGCTTCACGACGATCCTGATGATGGGATCGATGTTGGCAGAAGCTCTGGCGACATTCTCCTCAACTTCGGCGACTCGCTACAGCTAACAAGCCAGGTCTCGGTGGAGTTTTGCTCAATTGAAGGTCAATCTTTCGCTCCACCTCCACTGAACAAAGTGCAGAGAGCAGAGATAAAGCTCATCCAAGAGTACCGTCTGACCACCAAAGTCCTCGGAGTTGGCGGCTATGCTGCCGTGTACGTGTCAGAGAAGGCTGATACTGGCCAGCAATTCGCATGCAAGATTGTTGCTCACCCAGCTGAGAAGACAGCAGATGCAGCCCAACAAAAGGAGCGCCAAAAGGTGGCTCGCGAGTACACCATCCTCGCAAAGCTTTCACATCCCAACATCATCTCGCTGGAGAAAGTCTTCCGAGCCACTCATCACGACTACATCTTCCAGGAGCTAATCACAGGCGGCGACTTGCTGTCGTATATGGACAAGAAAGGCCACTTGACTGAGCCACAAGGTGCGGTGATTGTCAGGCAACTGCTCGAGGCGGTCAAGTATCTTCATGATCACAGAGTGGTACATCGAGACATCAAGCCTGAGAACATTCTCGTCACATCATGGCGAGACGGCGCACGTATTGTGCTTACAGACTTCGGACAAGCCAGAACTATGGATGACGTTGAGCATGCGGTCAAGAAGGCTGGAATCTTCCGCATGCAGACTTTGGTGGGCACCATTGGCTACACTGCACC TGAGGTATATGCCCAGCTCAGAAACGACCTTCAGCAAAGTGCCGGCTACAGCCAGGCAGTTGACATCTGGTCCATTGGCTGTGTAGCTGGCACTGTTCTGACCGGCGAGTTGACCTTCCCTGACGATGCACAACTACGAGCTGGGATTGTTGACGTGTCGCGCTTCACCAAACACCTCGAGAACATCGAAAACGGATCGGAATGGGAACGAATTGGCCATCGAGCAAAGTCTTTCGTCAAGAGCTGTCTAGCGACGGAAGAGAGTAAGCGACTGAGTGCAGCTGAGTGCCTCGATCTGCCATGGTTCCAGCATCCCCACTACAAGCGACAATTTGATGCGCTCTACCAACGCGCCATAGCAGACTGGAAGCCGCGCGTGCAGGAAGAGGACCTTACCGAGACTATCGACACGACCGACCAGAACGACGAGAGCGAAGGCCATGGCGAAACCCAGTCTCGATTCTTCACCAGGTCTCGATCACAACAAGACGATATGCTCGCACGCTTCAGACCAAATGAACTCTGCGCAAGCCCAGTGCAAGTCCCAGAAACGCCACCGAGACGGCGAGCGGAAAGCTCAGGCATTGCTCTAGAAGAGTCACAGTTCATCGACTTGGGCGACTTTACAATGCCACCACAGACAGCGACGTACGACGATGACATCGACCAGAACCTTGACTTGGCAACGCAGAATCTGACTCGCAACTCCTTGCTCACTGCTGACCGTCAACCATGGCATGTTACAGCGTCGAAGCGCAAAGCGGTCTATCGCTGA
- a CDS encoding eIF-2-alpha kinase GCN2: MAPKPPWNKKTTLHTNVQKATAAREAASPAINYGEVQDEEIAVLEAIYMDDYEEVAVKTAWSKTTDRSFKLKIRPGSDIAQPEEYVTLTVQLTATYPKSAPILDVQGLDKFHDRTQQRIQNVLRLRPKQMIGEVMIHAIATEIQDALEDAINSRAQGVLPSLDEERASAEEVAIGLAKEAEEAEARRQQEEQEEEDRVLKQMVSKELTRQEKRKSIKPSKDASSQAHEVTSAETVVFDQHGRVKVGNDPESFAEVTIINLISSTSRTSTFEGIPVISGVSRPPKVAIVRRKVERPRSEIFQLEAALETARKLDHVSLVALLAFRVDKINNHNSELVLCQDWVDGKSLFHMLSLSGMPFGVSKAKQYTTQLLEGLDFVHSNGLVHGGINAHIIFFSSTPTLAPKLADFGYAAFLSHGDESIPMKWRFPDSGSVSTSTQRQRDIWDLGIVIVQMLLGLDALIDFTSPASLISRLDLSEALEDFLNKVFTDKKRSSCFDLLPAEFLRTDTPILQEMAAPPLRGHRTRKSSSGFSSPYRRSRHNSSNVHEPYSRYANDFTDLGRLGKGGFGEVVKARNKLDGGVYAVKKIRQMPHLLEQVLKEVVLLNRLNHPYVVRYYSTWVENDLQDTLVEDAISSTEDTLSEGPNIDFGYPSTGGLDFVSSSGYQGIEFGDDDDDDDASASDDDPFERGSAVTGNGNSTAESEETSQAENLRLNKTRSDSRRNLMSTLYIQMELCDRRSLRDLIRKGLSDDEAWRLLRQITEGLSHVHEHHIIHRDLKPDNVFIDAAGNPKLGDFGLATPGQQFAVEKPSGSKGQGSVDMTRSIGTAMYVAPELQSSSGTNYDSKVDMFSLGIMFFEMCQAFSTAMERINELIRIRQKEHDLPSAFQITGEKSTQGRLINRLISHKPSERPKASELLHSDMLPLKVEDETIRQALLGLKDERSPYHQQLMSALFAHDSASSQRVKARAWEEKAPTTAEDANRVRLRNIARLSLENVFRRYGAEESRRDSIFPRSGIYAAANVVQLLDSSGNLLQLPFDMTLPYAQQLARQPASIRCNFTFGGAFRDSFTGGPPRVSEEVDFDIVNVGKDEDIAANDAEIVKVMDDIILDLPTFDSVPGIVLHLNHGKLLDAILDHCRVPIALQHVVKEALSKLGVHQITWAKLRPELRTIGLSDTTLDDLQQFDWRAAPEQAMNRLKSLLEATTSRIQAKSDEATQHLRRILAYLKTFGIIRKLYIAPLSAVNAKFYESGMLLQCLLERKKNSVVLAAGGRYDSLVRAHRVSETSSVRQGAVGLCIGIDTIVAHMMKVCAPGSKSTFLKDPGQNNQLAKRCDVCVVAEGTDQLRDAGRRLVFSLRANFVSAELYHPSFPDQNCNFIVSMRHETSPTVRVSSTTSTGEDTDVAINFLIPHIQQELREQANSKARRPLLRHHSSHQDSDRKGNNVQVLMARHGSKKSNKYGIVESVEQNWSDKLEKLKSVPKLAIETRDEVLDLIKKTRLSDGESWRKCIQSVQLSERQYVQQVQEMLEAWRKTWEGGEGVEEVCVSNFRTGNCVYYDLGQ; encoded by the exons ATGGCTCCGAAACCGCCTTGGAATAAAAAGACAACACTGCACACAAATGTACAGAAAGCTACAGCTGCCCGCGAAGCCGCTTCACCGGCTATCAACTATGGCGAGGTGCAGGATGAGGAGATCGCCGTCCTGGAGGCTATCTACATGGACGACTATGAGGAAGTGGCCGTGAAGACTGCCTGGAGCAAGACGACGGACAGAAGCTTCAAGCTGAAGATCAGACCTGGCTCTGATATAGCGCAGCCCGAGGAGTATGTGACTTTGACTGTCCAGCTGACAGCAACATATCCCAAGTCGGCACCGATCCTGGACGTGCAAGGACTGGATAAGTTCCATGACCGCACACAACAGAGGATACAGAATGTGCTTCGTCTCCGGCCAAAGCAGATGATCGGCGAAGTCATGATTCATGCTATAGCCACTGAGATTCAGGATGCACTAGAGGATGCCATCAATTCTCGAGCGCAGGGTGTGCTACCAAGCCTTGATGAAGAGCGTGCCAGCGCTGAGGAAGTGGCGATAGGTCTCGCAAAAGAGGCCGAAGAAGCAGAGGCTCGTCGTCAGCAGGAAGAGCAAGAGGAGGAAGATCGCGTACTGAAGCAGATGGTCAGTAAAGAGCTTACTCGACAAGAGAAGCGTAAGTCGATCAAACCATCCAAGGATGCCTCGAGCCAGGCACACGAAGTGACCTCTGCCGAGACTGTCGTCTTCGATCAGCATGGTAGAGTCAAGGTGGGTAACGATCCAGAGTCATTCGCTGAGGTGACGATCATCAACTTGATATCTTCTACATCCCGTACTAGCACCTTCGAGGGCATCCCTGTCATCTCTGGGGTTTCGAGGCCTCCCAAGGTCGCCATAGTCCGTAGGAAGGTGGAGCGACCACGAAGCGAGATCTTCCAGCTGGAGGCCGCGCTCGAAACTGCTCGCAAGCTCGATCATGTGTCCCTAGTGGCTCTGCTGGCTTTCAGAGTCGATAAGATTAACAATCACAACTCGGAGCTCGTCCTTTGCCAAGACTGGGTCGACGGTAAATCGCTGTTTCACATGCTGAGCTTGTCGGGCATGCCCTTTGGAGTCAGCAAGGCGAAGCAATACACGACTCAGCTTTTGGAGGGACTCGACTTTGTACACAGCAATGGTCTGGTCCATGGCGGCATCAACGCGCATATTATCTTCTTTTCCAGTACACCGACTCTGGCGCCGAAGCTAGCAGACTTTGGATATGCGGCTTTTCTCAGCCATGGAGACGAGAGTATTCCGATGAAGTGGCGCTTTCCCGATTCTGGCTCTGTCTCAACGTCTACTCAGCGACAACGGGACATCTGGGACCTCGGAATCGTGATAGTGCAGATGTTGCTTGGACTGGATGCTCTGATCGATTTCACATCACCTGCCTCGCTCATCTCCAGGCTGGACCTTTCTGAAGCGCTTGAAGACTTTCTGAACAAGGTCTTCACGGACAAGAAACGATCATCATGTTTCGATCTTCTACCAGCAGAGTTCCTACGTACTGACACCCCAATACTACAAGAAATGGCAGCACCCCCGCTTCGTGGGCACCGGACAAGAAAGTCTAGCTCTGGGTTCTCAAGTCCGTACCGGCGGTCGCGACATAACTCATCGAACGTCCACGAGCCTTATTCGAGATACGCCAACGACTTCACTGATCTCGGGCGTCTTGGTAAGGGTGGCTTTGGAGAGGTTGTCAAAGCTCGGAACAAGCTTGATGGCGGTGTTTATGCTGTCAAGAAGATTCGTCAGATGCCGCATCTTCTCGAACAAGTTCTGAAGGAAGTAGTGCTATTGAATCGACTAAACCACCCATACGTAGTTCGTTACTACTCGACCTGGGTTGAGAACGATCTGCAGGACACTTTGGTGGAGGATGCCATCTCAAGTACAGAGGACACACTCTCTGAGGGACCCAACATTGACTTTGGCTACCCGAGTACTGGTGGTCTCGACTTCGTCAGCTCCAGCGGCTACCAAGGCATTGAGTTCGGCGACGATGACGATGACGATGATGCTTCTGCCAGCGACGATGACCCATTTGAACGTGGAAGTGCTGTCACCGGCAATGGTAATTCTACTGCTGAGTCGGAAGAGACCTCTCAGGCCGAAAACCTGAGGCTTAACAAGACTCGCTCTGACTCCCGCAGAAATTTGATGTCAACACTGTACATTCAGATGGAGCTGTGCGACCGGCGCTCTCTTCGTGACCTGATTCGAAAGGGGTTGAGCGATGATGAAGCATGGCGTCTGCTACGACAGATCACGGAAGGCCTCTCCCACGTGCATGAGCATCACATCATCCATCGTGACCTGAAACCAGATAACGTTTTCATAGATGCTGCGGGTAACCCAAAGCTTGGAGACTTCGGGCTCGCTACGCCAGGACAGCAGTTCGCAGTGGAAAAGCCGAGCGGCTCTAAGGGACAAGGTAGTGTTGATATGACGAGGAGCATAGGCACTGCGATGTACGTCGCCCCAGAGCTTCAATCGAGTTCGGGGACGAACTACGATTCGAAAGTCGACATGTTCTCGCTGGGTATCATGTTCTTCGAAATGTGCCAAGCGTTCAGCACGGCTATGGAGAGAATCAACGAG CTCATTCGCATCCGACAAAAGGAGCACGATCTCCCATCCGCATTTCAGATCACCGGCGAGAAATCCACACAAGGTCGACTTATCAATCGACTCATTTCGCACAAGCCCAGTGAGCGACCGAAGGCATCAGAGCTATTGCACAGTGACATGCTGCCCCTTAAGGTCGAAGACGAGACCATCCGCCAAGCATTGCTGGGATTGAAAGACGAGCGATCGCCATACCATCAACAGCTCATGTCAGCGCTGTTCGCGCACGACTCTGCGAGTTCGCAGAGAGTTAAGGCCAGAGCATGGGAAGAGAAAGCGCCCACAACAGCAGAAGACGCAAACCGCGTTCGGCTGAGGAACATTGCTCGATTATCCTTGGAGAACGTGTTCAGGAGGTATGGTGCCGAAGAAAGCCGTCGAGATAGCATCTTCCCAAGGTCCGGCATCTATGCTGCAGCAAATGTGGTCCAGCTACTCGATTCTTCTGGCAACCTCCTGCAGCTACCATTTGACATGACTTTGCCGTATGCCCAACAACTAGCACGTCAACCAGCGAGCATACGATGTAACTTCACCTTTGGCGGCGCCTTCCGGGACAGCTTCACTGGTGGCCCTCCGCGTGTAAGTGAAGAAGTCGACTTCGATATAGTCAACGTCGGCAAAGATGAAGACATTGCAGCAAACGATGCAGAGATCGTCAAAGTCATGGACGACATCATCTTGGATCTCCCAACGTTCGACTCCGTCCCTGGAATAGTACTGCACCTTAACCATGGAAAGCTACTTGACGCCATACTTGACCACTGCAGAGTGCCAATTGCCCTTCAACACGTGGTTAAGGAGGCTCTGAGCAAATTAGGAGTCCACCAGATAACCTGGGCAAAGTTGCGCCCTGAGTTGCGCACAATTGGCTTATCAGACACCACCTTGGATGACCTGCAGCAGTTTGACTGGCGCGCGGCGCCTGAGCAAGCCATGAACAGGCTCAAATCATTGCTCGAGGCCACCACATCTCGCATTCAGGCAAAGAGTGACGAAGCTACACAGCACCTTCGCCGTATCTTGGCATATCTGAAAACGTTTGGCATCATCCGGAAGCTCTACATCGCGCCATTAAGCGCTGTCAATGCCAAGTTCTACGAGAGTGGCATGCTTCTGCAGTGTCTGCTCGAGCGGAAGAAGAACTCAGTGGTGCTTGCTGCAGGCGGTCGATATGACAGTCTCGTGCGTGCCCATCGTGTGAGCGAGACCAGCAGCGTTCGTCAAggcgccgtaggtctttgCATCGGTATCGACACCATCGTGGCTCACATGATGAAGGTTTGCGCCCCTGGCTCGAAAAGCACGTTTCTGAAAGATCCTGGTCAGAACAACCAACTGGCCAAGCGCTGTGATGTCTGCGTCGTGGCTGAAGGTACAGATCAGCTCCGAGACGCAGGCAGAAGGCTGGTATTCAGTCTACGGGCCAACTTTGTCAGTGCTGAACTGTACCATCCATCATTCCCAG ACCAGAACTGCAACTTCATCGTCAGTATGAGACACGAAACATCACCCACAGTCCGCGTCAGCAGCACGACAAGTACGGGCGAAGACACCGACGTAGCCATCAACTTCCTCATCCCACACATCCAACAAGAACTCCGCGAACAAGCCAACAGCAAAGCCCGCCGCCCTCTCCTACGACACCACTCCAGCCACCAAGACAGCGACCGCAAAGGCAACAACGTCCAAGTCCTCATGGCGCGCCACGGTAGCAAGAAATCCAACAAATACGGCATCGTCGAATCGGTCGAGCAGAATTGGTCGGATAAGCTGGAGAAATTGAAGAGTGTGCCGAAGCTGGCGATTGAGACGAGGGATGAGGTTTTGGACCTGATCAAGAAGACGAGATTGTCGGATGGCGAGAGTTGGAGGAAGTGTATTCAGAGCGTGCAGCTGAGTGAGAGGCAGTATGTGCAGCAGGTGCAGGAGATGTTGGAGGCTTGGCGCAAGACGTGGGAGGGTGGGGAGGGGGTGGAGGAGGTTTGTGTGAGTAATTTTAGGACGGGGAATTGTGTTTACTATGACTTGGGTCAGTAG